From a single Solanum dulcamara chromosome 4, daSolDulc1.2, whole genome shotgun sequence genomic region:
- the LOC129887463 gene encoding ribulose-phosphate 3-epimerase, cytoplasmic isoform-like, with protein sequence MVKAIIAPSMLSSDFANLASEAERMLNCGADWLHMDIMDGHFVPNLTLGAPIIESLRKHTKAYLDCHLMVTNPLDYVEPLGKAGASGFTFHVEASRDNWQELVQLIKSKGMKPGVSLKPGTPIEEVYPLLDGENSVELVLVMTVEPGFGGQKFMPEMMDKVRTLRIKYPSLDIEVDGGLGPSTIEAATSAGANCIVAGSSVFGAPDPAQVITLMRGSVEEAQKRS encoded by the exons ATGGTGAAGGCAATCATAGCACCGTCGATGCTGTCATCGGACTTCGCTAATTTGGCATCTGAAGCAGAGCGCATGCTCAATTGCGGTGCCGATTGGCTACACATGGACATCATG GATGG TCACTTTGTCCCAAACCTTACCCTTGGTGCTCCAATTATCGAGAGTCTGAGAAAGCATACAAA GGCATATCTGGACTGCCACCTAATGGTCACTAATCCCCTTGACTATGTGGAACCACTAGGCAAAGCTGGTGCCTCAGGCTTTACTTTCCACGTTGAGGCATCTAGAG ATAATTGGCAAGAGCTTGTTCAACTGATAAAGTCAAAGGGCATGAAACCTGGAGTTTCTTTGAAGCCTGGTACACCAATTGAAGAAGTGTACCCACTG CTTGATGGTGAAAACTCTGTCGAACTGGTCCTTGTTATGACTGTTGAGCCTGGTTTTGGTGGACAAAAGTTTATGCCAGAGATGATGGATAAG GTACGCACTCTCAGGATAAAGTATCCATCACTTGATATAGAG GTGGATGGTGGTTTAGGACCTTCAACCATTGAGGCAGCAACATCAGCTGGAGCAAACTGCATAGTTGCAGGAAGTTCAGTGTTTGGAGCTCCAGATCCAGCACAAGTCATAACTTTGATGCGAGGTAGTGTGGAGGAAGCTCAGAAAAGGAGTTGA